ACCTTTGGGGCGGAGACGGTTATGTATCAGACACCCATGTCGATAATTTTGATACCGATACTGATCACAATGACATTGTGCAACAACCCGCGCAAAAACCAATCATTGAAATTTATGATCCGGGTTCTAGCCCTTACACTACATCATGGAATCAATTTACTATTCGCGCCAGAGTGCACCATGTTGACGGCAAAGCAAATATTACATTCAAACAAAACGGAAATGTCAACAGTAATTTCAGTTATGATCCATACAGTGATGAATTTTACAGTGTAGTTGTTTTGAATCCTGGTCAGAATTTGTTTGAAATTTCTGCATGGAATGATGCGGGTTCTGATTATGAAACTACCATTATTATTTACCAATATGATGTTCCGGTTCAGGCACCGCCTATTGTAACAATTACTAATCCGCCATATTCACCATACAATACTTCTGATGCAGTATTCAATATGACATCCACGGTATTGAATGTTGACATGCAGTCACAAATTCAGGTTTATTTTAATGGTACTTATGTTCCTGGTTTTTCATTTAATTCTTCATCACACTTAGTGAGTGCAAGTTTAAATTTGATTGAAGGTTCAAATACTATAACGGTAACTGCAACCAATAACGCCGGTAGTGATAGTAAAACAGCTACCATCATTTATACAAAACCTGCTACCCTGCAGCCACCGGTTGTTACTTATGTTTTCCCGTCTGTTGATCCATATACACACAATTCAAGCAATATCAATGTGCTGGCAACAGTATTGAATGTTGCAGGTCAGTCTGATATTACGGTTACCGTGAATGGAGCAACAACCACTAATTTTTCATATAATATCACCACCAAAGAATTGCTGCTGAATACTGATTTATTGGAGGGTGCAAATTATGTAACCATTAAAGCCGTAAACACCGCGGGTATGGATATTGAATCAACAACCATTATCTATGCAAAACCTCAAGCACCTAAACCACCTATTGTTACTTTCCTTGATCCGGCGAGTGACCCAACTGTGGTGTATGTTTCAACTTACAACGTAATAGCAAAAGTTGAAAATGTATCAGGTGCATCAGACATTACATTGAAAATAAATGGAGTTGTGTCAACAGCATTCACCTACAGTACATCATCACAATTAATGACATTCACCACAGCATTGCAAGAGGGTGCAAACGTGATTGAAATTAAAGGGGTAAACACAGCAGGTATTGATATTGAATCTACCACTATTATATACAAGAAACTAATTACACAAGCGCCGCCGGTAGTTAACATTACGTATCCGGCAACTGATAACATGGTGTTCAATTCACCCTATGTTGATCTGGTTGCAAGTGTGTTAAATGTTGCATCTGCATCTGATATTGCAGTCATTGTAAATGGAAATTCAACCGGTGCTTTCTCTTTTAACACCTCTACAAAAATTTTGAATTTGCCTTTGATTCTGAATGAAGGCAGCAATACAATTCAAATTACCGGAACAAACACTGCGGGCACTGATACCGATACAAGAATTATTATTTACCAAAAACCGGTTCAACCTGCGCCGCCAACAGTTGTTTTTGTCAATCCTCCGGTGAGCCCTTACATGAGCACCATTCAGGCTTATACCGTAATGGCTAATACCACCAATATCACATCAAAATCTCAGATTGTTTTCAAAATGAATGGATCTGTTATTCCTGATGCATCTTATACACTCACTTCAACCTATCAGGTTATTTACAATGCATCTTTGCTAGACGGGAATAATATTTTTGAAATTTCTGTCACCAATGCAGATGGATATGATGAAGCACTTGCCCTTGTTACGTATGATGAACCTGCTATTCCGTGCGTTATTCCAACGGTTGGATATATTTCTCCGGTTCCGTATTCTACTGTGACCACTGCCGGTGTAACTATTGATGCACAAATAAATAATTACTCAACAGGCACCACAGTTGAACTTCTGGTGAATGGCGTTAGTCAGGGTTACATGACATACAACGCGGGTACATCTATTGCTTCAAAATCAACTACGTTAAATCCCGGTTCCAATTCAATTAAAGTTATTGTAACAAATAACTGCGGAACTAATATGGCAACCTTTACGTTGAATTATCAAGAGCCAAGTGCACCTTGTGATGATCCAACCGTAACAGCAAACGGACCATCATCTATCACAACTCAAAACAGCAACATCAGCGTTTCTGCAATCAGTACTGAAGTTGCAAGTTCATCTAATATTAGTGTTACTGTAAATGGTTCATCAGTGCCATTTACATTTGATGCCGGTACGGGATTAATTTCTATCACCAATGCAAATCTTGCAATTGGAAATAATACTATTTTGATTTCAGTTTCTAACACTTGCGGTAATGCGGTGTGTGTATTTAATATCGTGCGTGAAGTATGTAATGCACCGATTATTTCAAACGTTACTCCGACTAATTCAAGTTCAACAACTAACACTGCGGTGACATTTACAGCAACGGTAAATAATGCATCGGCGGCTGATATCATTTTAGTGTTTAATGGAGTTTCACAAAGTTTTGATTACAATGATGTGACCCAAATACTTACAGCGGTACTCAATTTAGAAGTAGGTACAAATGCAATTGCACTTTCAGCAAATACACCATGTGGTAATGCAAGTGAACAAATAACTGTAACTCGTATTATCCCGTGTGAGCCTATTACGTATAGTTTGGTAAATCCTGCTACATCGGCAATCACCGTAACTGATCAAACATATAACGGATTGATATTGCACGTTAACGGAACCATTAATGCTTCGCAAATAAATGCCACACTGAATGGGGCAAATGTCAGCTTCAATTTTGATGCAGTGTCAGGTAATATTAGCATTCCGGTATTGAACCTTGTAAACGGCATGAACAACTTGGTAATTAATTTAACCAATGATTGCAGTTCAACTTCAGCAAGCTATGCAATACAGTATAATGGATGTATAGCACCGTCAATCACCATCACAAGTATTGCAAACGGGGCAACTGTTAATTCAGCAGTGCTCCCTTTCACGGCGCAGGTATTGAATTCAAACGGGCAAGCCAACGTATCATTGCTTGTAAATGGTTCAAGTGTTGGCTTTGATTTTAATGAAGTGAATGGATCTTTATCATCTAACATTTCCTTGAATGAAGGTTCAAATACTATAACCATTCAAGTTAACGGATGTCAAAATGCAAGTGAAACTATCACGGTGAATTATGTGATACCATGTCAAAACATCGTGATCAATTTAGTTCAGCCATCTACTAATTCTCAGGTTGTAACTGAGGCGGCTTATGCTGTGATATTACAAGCACAACAAGTTGATAATGCCGGACAAATTTCAGTAACCATGAACGGAGTTGCTGTGCCATTTAGTTTTGATGCAGGTAGTGGAATGATTTCAATCAATGGATTAACTCTTGTGAATGGAAGCAACACAATTGTGGTGAACACAACCAATGCGTGCAGTGCCGAAACCACAACCTATACTATTCAATACAACGGTTGTGTGCCGCCGGTAATCTCATTAGGCAGCAATGCAACAGCGGTTACAACGCCGGTTTATTCATTTAATGCTTCTGTCACAAATATTACTTTACAATCAGACATCGTTGTGCTTGTGAATGGTGCACCGGTGCCTTTTATTTTCAATTCAACCAGCGGTGAAATAAATGCTGAGTGTACATTGAATGAAGGATCGAATACAATCAACATTCAGGCAAACGGTTGTCAAAACACCTCACAGACATTTAACGTAACATATACGATTCCATGCGTGCCAATTAGTTTTACTTTAGGTACTCCTGCTACTAATTCGGTTTCTGTTGCTGATGGAAATTACGCCATTGAACTGTATGCACAAAATGCAAACGCATCTAATATCACGGTAAGTCTCAACGGTGCCTCGGTTCCGTTTACATACTTGAATGATGTTATCAGCGTGAATGGTCTTGCGCTTAATCCGGGTAACAATACCGTGGTAGTGAATATGTCAAATTCATGCAGTAATGAAACAGTAACATATACCATTACTTATAACAATTGCAACACACCGGTAATTAATCTTTCATCTAACAGTGCAAATTCATCAAGCGCTTCATACAATTTTACGGCCCTTACTGAGCACGTTACCTCTGCGGGTCAATTACAACTTACCGTGAACGGAACCACAGTACCATTTAATTTTGCAGGTGGTCTTGTTACCGCAAATCTCACCCTGAATGAAGGCAACAACACGATTGTTCTTGCAGCAAATACTTGTGCAAGTGCAACGGAAACAATACAGGTTGTTTACACGGTTCCATGTTACCCTGTTACTTATAGTTTGCAAGCGCCTGCGCAGTTGAACACCTTGGTAAATGGTGCAACAACAGACATATCTTTAGGAGTAGCAAATGTGAATTCTTCTTCTGACATCGCAGCTTCATTGAATGGAAATAATGTTCCGTTTAATTATTCGTCAGGTGTCATTACTTTGTCTGGATTGAATTTGAATGCAGGTGCAAATACTTTGGTAATTACAATTTCAAATCAGTGCAGCTCTGAAACAATTACATATACCATTGAATCAGATCAGTGTGAAACGCCAATTGTAAACATCACTTCTACCAATACAACAGTGAATGACCCATTGTACGCGTTGTCTGCACAAGTATACAATATCAATAATGCAAGTGATATTCAGGTGTTGGTTAATGGCACATCGGTGAATTTTGATTTCAATGCCGGCAGTCATGTTCTTACAGTACAATTCAGTTTGCAAGTTGGATCTAATACTGTTGTTATACAAGTGAACGGTTGCGAATCAGTAAGCTCAAATCAAACTATTGTTTACAACATTCCATGTAATCCGATTTCTTACACGTTGGCAGCACCTAATTCAAATTCTGCAACAGTAACTAATGAATCATACCAGATCAGTTTGAATACATTGAACGTACCTGCAGAAAGTAATGTAACCGTGTTTTTAAATGGAAATGCTGTGCCATTCAATTTCAGTAGTAATCAAGTAAGCGTTGCAGGATTAATACTTCAACCAGGCTTGAATACGATTACTGTAAATCTGGTGAATGATTGCAGTTCTGAAACCATTACTTATCAAATTACCTATAATGCGCCGGCACCATGTCTTGCTCCGGTTATTAGTTTCAGTTCATCAAACACTGTTGACAATGAAACCTATTCACTTCAGGCAACAGTTACCAATATTGATAATCCATCTGATATTTCAGTGACATTAAATGGAGTGCCGGTTACATCAAGTTACAATACAACAAGTGATTTGTTAACGGCCAACATCAGTTTAACGGCCGGAGTGAATACTATTTCAGTTACGGCTAATGGATGTGAAGTTGCAAGCGGAGTATTTACGGTTACCTATACGCCGGCTCCACCGCCATGCAATCCGCCGGTAATTACATTCAATTCATCGGCAAATTCAACGGATGATAATTATACCCTCACCGCAAGTATCACAAACATTGATAATCCTGCGGCTATTTCAGTATTGTTGAACGGAAGCCCGGTAACGGCAACGTATAGTACCGGTACAGATGTATTAACAGCAAATCTTGTTTTGACTGACGGAAATAATACGATTCAAATTACTGCTAACGGATGTGAAGTTGTTAGCGGTTCGTTCACCGTGAACTATGATGCACCAGATTGCGGAACTAGAATTAATCCTGGAAATTCATCATGGGAATTCTGTCTTGTTACACCGGGTGCAACCTATACGCGCGATAATCTTGCTAATGATAATTATTTCACTTATTCAGGACCAGCAACAAGTTTATTCTGTAAACCAATTGCCGGTGGCGGAGATGCATTTGTGAATGGTCAGGTTTATCCAATCAGTGTTGGTCAATACTATTTGTTTACAGGAAATTTAACTGTGACTGTTGCAAATGATAATCCTGCTGCAATGGGTCATTGGGAAGTTTGTATTCAATCAGACACTGAACCGGTTTATGGTAATGGAGGAAATCGCCCAACAAGTCCATGCGAAGCGGCACCTTGTGATGCACCGGTGATTTCATTTACTTCATCAACAACTGCAACGGCTGAGAATTATAATTTAACTGCCTCTGTTTCTAATATTGATAATCCTTCAAATATTTCAGTTACCTTAAATGGTCAACCGGTTTCAGCATCTTATAATACCGGATCAGATCAATTGAGTGCAACACTTACACTTGCTTCAGGTAATAATACAATAGCCATTACAGCAAATGGATGCAGTAGTGCTTCAGGTAATCTGGTTGTCAATTACACTCCTGAGTCGGGTGACGACAATATTGACTTTGATATTCAAAACAACGGGGGAGTTACCGTGAATGAAACTGCTTGCGCTACGATCACTTGTCTTGGAGAATCAGTGGTATACAATAATTCACAGGAAGCGTATGTGAAGATACAATTCAGCCTCAACGGCGGATCAAGCTGGTATGGTTTTGCAAACGACAACAACATTGCCGGTGGTGAACAAGTATCCGTGAATACTCCTGCAGGATCAAATGTTGTGATTAAAGCAATTTGTACTAATGCTAATCAAAACTGGACAAATACGCTTGTTTCTAATTCAGGCAGTGAATGGGTGTATGTTTTGAAAAACGGAGACATTGCGCCAAGTTTTGATCCGGCACAAGGACAACAATCATTGGATGCTTTTTTAGCTGGATATATTAATAGTGATGGTGTAGTTACCATTGGACCAAATGATGTAATTTATTTATTTGAGTTGCGTCACGTTGGTGATGTTGGAGTAGATTATCAAGATGCGGTCATGTTAGTTACCTTCAGTGATGATCAAAATTGTCCTGCACCAATGAATCCAAAAAGTGCCGGCGGACAACAAACCGGAGAGGTATTTCAAAAACCAACATTTACAAATATTGCTCCTGCAAAAACTTCAATTGAAGTAACTAATCCACAATTTAATTTCAGATTAGGAATAAATAATGTAAATGCCGGAGAAGATATTACAGTAACGGTAAACGGAAGTGCGGCAAGCGGTTTCTCTTACAATTTATCAACCCGTGAGTTAAGTGGAACAATGAATTTAGTTCAAGGTGCTAACGTGGTTGCAGTTACTGCGGTGAATGGCAATCAAACATCAACAGCATCTTATACTATTAACTACACTGCATCAACAACCAACAATACCAATAATGTTGATGGCAGATCAACGCAACCTGTAATTAGTCCGATTGCACCTGCCGGGCAAACAGAAACAGTGAGCAGCAGCACGTATATGTTCAAAGCGAAAGTGACCAACGTTGTTTCAAAATCAGACATCAAATTGTATCTGAACGGATCAGCTGTAACCGGATTTACTTATAGCACATCAACAGGAGAAGTTACTGCAGTACTCACATTGAACTCAGGAGCAAACACTGTAAAACTTGATGCAGTCAATGCAGATAAATCTGCTAGTTCAACTTGGACAATTACCTACAGCAATGTGGTAAATCCAGGTCGTGATGGCAATCAAAACATAGACACCAATAATGATGGCGGAACGAATAATGGAACAGATGGAAATACCCGTCCGGTATATGAGCAACCGGTTATTGGCATGATTGCACCTGCATCAAGCAGCGAAACAGTGACAAGTTCAACCTATATGTTTAAAGCAAGCGTAAGCAATGTCAGTTCAAAATCTGATATCAAAATTACGTTTAACGGAACAAGTTTCACCGGTTTTACATACAGTAGTTCAAGTCAACAAATCACCGCAGTTTTGACATTGCGATCAGGAGCAAATACCGTAAAAGTAGATGTGGTTAACGGAGATAAAACTGCGTCTACTTCCTATACTATAACCTACACTGAAGTGAGCAATCCACAACGTGACGGAAATCAAAATAATGGTGGTGGAACGACAACAGATCCAAATAAAGGTGGAGGAACAACAACTGACCCAAACAAAGGTGGTGGAACGACAACAGATCCAAATAAAGGTGGAGGAACAACAACTGACCCAAACAAAGGTGGTGGAACGACAACAGATCCAAATAAAGGTGGAGGCACGACAACGGATCCAAACAAAGGTGGAGGCACAACGACAGATCCAAACAAAGGTGGTGGAACAACAACGGATCCAAACAAGGGTGGAGGAACGACAACAGATCCAAATAAGGGTGGTGGCACAACAACTGATCCAAACAAGGGTGGTGGCACAACAACTGATCCAAACCGAGGTGGAGGAGGAACAACTACCGGAGGTGGCAGAGGTGGGTTAGAATAACTAAGAACACAAAAATAATAAAGGCTCAGGAAAAAATTCTGAGCCTTTTTTTATGAATGAAACTTCTCAATGATTTGCAGTTTCCAGCGGAATTTTTGCGCCGGCTTTGATTTCAATTTTCAAGGTATTTTCTTTTGGGGGTATCGGACAAAAATAACCATCAGTATAAGCACAATAAGGATTGTACGCGTGGTTAAAATTGATGACAATAGAATCTGAATTCGGAATGAGAAGATCAATGTAGCGTCCGGCACCATACGTTTCATTTCCGTTTGTTGCATCGCGGAAAGGAATGAAGAGATGATTTTTATATTCTTCAATTTCTCTCAATGAAAGACTTTGGTATACATATAATGAACAAGGAGCATCATGTAAACTGAAACGAACGAGTGCATAGTGCACGTATTTTTTTTCAGTATCTGCAGAGGTTTTCATGATAATTGTATCTGTACTTTCAATGCGCTCAAAGTGCGCCGTTACCACATAGTTGATACTAAAATTGAAATGCTGATGGCCGGGAAATTTTTTCCGCATTTTTTTCGGCAATGGTGATAATTCTTTACTCTTGAAATGTGCATCTTGCTCTTGCCAAAAATGAAAAAACTCGTCGCGGTAAAACGACGAGTCTTTTTGAGAAAATGCTGCTTCGGTTAGCGGAATGAGAATAATCAGAAGGTAAAAGCGCATCAGATTAATTTTATATTCTTTATTCCGCCAAAATAAAATTCAATATTATTTAAGCACAAAATTGTTGGTACCAATCATGGCGCCTTCACAATAAATTTGGCAAGTATAATTTCCCTTATCAATAGTTTCAGTCAGTTTGTGGAAAATACACACATCAATTTGCTGATTTTGATAATTGACTACTTTTTTATCAGAGTATAGCAATGATTGATCACCTGATTTAAATGTGTTGTTATTGCTACTTGCAAGCACTGATCCACCCGGAGTGATGATACGCATATACACTGTTTTATCACCGGGTGTTGCAATGGTATTTTCACCTAAAGTAAAACAAGAACGGATATGAGTACAACCTGAAGCGCGGTCAGTTTCTTTATATGAACCTGAACTGCGCTCCTTAATCCCTTCGGTCAAGAAACTGAATGCAGAAAGTTTGGATCCTTTGTTTACTTTTTCTGTTAACTGTTCAGACTGCGTTTTGTAGTCATCACGTTCAGTAGTCACATTATTCAAGTCACTACGGGTATTGTCCAAATCAACAACCAAACCTTGATTCACTTGGTTGAGTGAGTCAATAGTTCTGATATAATCTTTCATGATATTGCGCAGCGTTTCTGTTTCTTTCTGTAGCATGTACACCTTACTCATGTAATGTTTTCGGTCTCCTTTTGCATCATCCAGTTCTTGAATGAGTGTTGCAATTTTATCTTTCTGCAACTGAATACTGTCAGACATTTGTTGATTTGAAATTTCCATGTCATTGTATTGAGACAACATGTTTTCCAAATTTTGTCTGAGATTTTCACCAATTGCCAGACCTTCGTCGTGCATCATTTCATTGAGTGCTTCCATTTCCGTGATTAGCTCCTGTTTCTCATTATCACACACGTTAAGTGATTTATTTTTTTCAGAAATTAGGTAGCCCATGTAACCGCCTGCAATTAATAAAAGCAGAATAATTACAATGTAGATTCCATCTCTTTTCTTTC
This genomic stretch from Crocinitomicaceae bacterium harbors:
- a CDS encoding DUF1684 domain-containing protein; this translates as MRFYLLIILIPLTEAAFSQKDSSFYRDEFFHFWQEQDAHFKSKELSPLPKKMRKKFPGHQHFNFSINYVVTAHFERIESTDTIIMKTSADTEKKYVHYALVRFSLHDAPCSLYVYQSLSLREIEEYKNHLFIPFRDATNGNETYGAGRYIDLLIPNSDSIVINFNHAYNPYCAYTDGYFCPIPPKENTLKIEIKAGAKIPLETANH